The proteins below come from a single Papaver somniferum cultivar HN1 chromosome 11, ASM357369v1, whole genome shotgun sequence genomic window:
- the LOC113324354 gene encoding uncharacterized protein LOC113324354 produces MINQCISTESTFILLNDAPRKVYYPQIGLRQGDPLYPYLFILCMEGLSRGLIQAENVNLIHGFKANKHCHSISHLFFDDDCLIFIKARTKDVRNLATLINQSSKFSGQAVNFEKSALAFSNKVPNNVKNEITNILREKNVPK; encoded by the coding sequence ATGATTAACCAGTGCATTTCCACAGAGTCCACCTTTATTCTTCTCAATGATGCTCCACGTAAAGTTTATTATCCTCAAATAGGCttgagacaaggagatcccttGTATCCATATCTCTTCATTCTCTGTATGGAAGGTTTATCTAGAGGTTTGATTCAAGCTGAAAATGTTAACCTCATTCATGGATTTAAAGCCAACAAACACTGTCATTCTATCTCTCACTTATTCTTTGACGATGATTGCTTGATTTTCATTAAGGCAAGAACTAAAGATGTTAGGAATTTAGCTACTCTTATTAATCAATCTAGTAAGTTCTCAGGTCAGGCTGTTAATTTTGAGAAATCTGCACTGGCTTTTAGTAATAAAGTTCCAAATAATGTGAAGAATGAGATAACCAATATTCTCAGGGAAAAAAATGTCCCTAAATGA
- the LOC113321754 gene encoding uncharacterized protein LOC113321754, with the protein MVMAFLKKTSNLLLHHHQIGSLVAARKIEIPSSIRFLNDRSNTRLPNFVEENGVIDRTSSSLSDSLSYLRRDSSPNLDVLGQSSSPSRGPRMDNNFRFTNPPRGRTGFTGLKRFDATESDDDRNVKVTTVVVRVKGFTNFRKKKEAVLRLREALGPKYQIINVQDVTNLPHNGCRLPKKRRK; encoded by the exons ATGGTGATGGCTTTTCTAAAGAAAACAagtaatcttcttcttcatcatcaccaaATTGGTTCACTTGTTGCTGCTAGGAAAATTGAAATTCCATCTTCCATCCGTTTCCTCAATGATCGCAGCAACACTCGGTTGCCTAATTTCGTTGAAGAAAATGGTGTTATTGATAGAACATCATCTTCTCTTTCTGATTCCCTCTCTTATCTCCGTCGTGATTCCTCTCCTAATCTAG ATGTATTAGGTCAATCTTCTTCGCCATCCAGAGGTCCTAGGATGGATAATAATTTTCGATTTACAAACCCACCTAGAGGACGAACTGGTTTCACTGGATTAAAAAGATTTGATGCAACAGAAAGTGACGATGATAGAAATGTTAAGGTGACTACAGTTGTAGTAAGAGTCAAAGGGTTTACTAATTTCAGGAAAAAGAAAGAAGCTGTCTTGCGATTGAGAGAAGCATTAGGACCCAAATATCAAATTATAAACGTACAGGATGTCACCAACCTTCCACATAATGGATGCCGACTCCCCAAGAAACGTCGAAAGTAG
- the LOC113321753 gene encoding protein DETOXIFICATION 42-like isoform X1 — protein MAEEANLNEKKWSMPVCVFFKDARLIFKKDELGVDILRIAIPAALALMADPIASLIDTAFIGHIGPVELAGVGVAIAVFNQVSRIAIFPLVSITTSFVAEEDAVSRMNTEGKLEADNMEKACLENSEVKELITKADAGNTANKYDNYKTPKLENEKRHVPSASSALVIGGILGLVQAVFLIFGAKLLLGIMGIKHGSPMLAPAQRYLILRSLGAPAILLSLAMQGIFRGFKDTTTPLYATVAGDVTNIILDPIFIFTLKLGVSGAAIAHIISHCRYLLAAILLWKLMEKIDLLPPNIGELQFSRFLKNGVLLLARVIAATFCVTLAASMAARHGPTTMAAFQICLQIWLASSLLADGLAVAGQAILATAFAEKDLEKSTSTASRVLQLGLVLGLILSVFLGVGLHFGSRLFTNDRNVLRLISIATPFVAATQPINALAFVFDGVNFGASDFIYSAYSMVLVAIVSIVCLFLLSASHGFVGIWIALTIYMSLRMFAGFWRIATGSGPWNFLRS, from the exons ATGGCCGAGGAAGCTAATCTGAATGAAAAGAAGTGGAGTATGCCGGTTTGTGTTTTCTTCAAGGATGCAAG GCTTATTTTCAAGAAAGATGAGCTTGGGGTGGACATATTACGAATAGCAATTCCTGCAGCATTGGCTCTAATGGCAGATCCCATTGCTTCTTTGATTGATACGGCATTCATTGGCCATATAG GTCCAGTTGAGCTCGCGGGTGTCGGAGTTGCTATTGCTGTATTTAACCAGGTATCAAGAATTGCTATATTCCCTCTTGTCAGcatcacaacttcttttgttgcgGAGGAAGATGCTGTTAGTAGAATGAACACTGAAGGTAAACTAGAAGCTGATAACATGGAAAAGGCTTGTTTGGAGAACAGTGAGGTTAAAGAACTGATTACGAAAGCTG ATGCAGGAAACACAGCGAACAAATACGACAATTATAAGACGCCAAAACTTGAAAATGAGAAGAGACACGTTCCATCAGCATCATCAGCACTGGTCATTGGTGGGATACTTGGACTTGTTCAGGCTGTTTTCCTGATTTTTGGAGCAAAGCTTCTCCTGGGAATCATGGGTATAAAACAT GGGTCTCCTATGCTAGCCCCAGCGCAGCGATACTTGATATTGAGGTCTCTTGGTGCTCCTGCAATACTTCTCTCTTTAGCCATGCAAGGGATCTTCCGAGGATTCAAGGATACAACAACACCTTTATATGCTACTG TGGCAGGAGATGTAACAAATATCATTTTAGACCCGATTTTTATCTTCACTTTAAAATTGGGTGTCAGTGGTGCTGCCATTGCACATATTATTTCCCA TTGCAGGTACCTACTCGCAGCAATACTGTTATGGAAGCTAATGGAAAAAATTGATCTCCTACCGCCAAATATCGGGGAACTTCAATTTAGTCGATTTCTTAAAAATG GTGTTCTTTTGCTAGCAAGGGTAATAGCTGCAACATTTTGTGTGACTTTAGCAGCATCAATGGCTGCACGTCATGGACCAACAACCATGGCTGCTTTCCAGATCTGCTTACAGATTTGGTTAGCATCATCTCTTCTTGCTGATGGGCTGGCGGTTGCTGGACAG GCAATACTTGCTACTGCATTTGCTGAAAAAGATTTGGAGAAATCTACATCCACTGCATCCCGGGTTCTGCAG TTGGGTCTGGTTCTGGGTTTGATACTTTCTGTCTTTCTCGGAGTGGGTCTGCATTTCGGTTCGCGTTTATTCACTAATGACAGGAACGTTCTGCGTCTCATAAGTATAGCCACACCG TTTGTAGCAGCGACTCAACCAATCAATGCACTAGCCTTTGTTTTTGATGGTGTAAATTTTGGAGCATCTGACTTCATATATTCTGCTTACTCCATG GTTCTCGTGGCCATTGTTAGTATAGTGTGCCTGTTTCTTCTTTCTGCAAGCCATGGTTTTGTCGGAATCTGGATTGCTCTTACCATTTATATGAGTCTGCGAATGTTTGCTGGTTTTTGGAG AATTGCAACAGGGAGTGGACCATGGAACTTCCTCAGAAGTTGA
- the LOC113321753 gene encoding protein DETOXIFICATION 42-like isoform X3 produces MPVCVFFKDARLIFKKDELGVDILRIAIPAALALMADPIASLIDTAFIGHIGPVELAGVGVAIAVFNQVSRIAIFPLVSITTSFVAEEDAVSRMNTEGKLEADNMEKACLENSEVKELITKADAGNTANKYDNYKTPKLENEKRHVPSASSALVIGGILGLVQAVFLIFGAKLLLGIMGIKHGSPMLAPAQRYLILRSLGAPAILLSLAMQGIFRGFKDTTTPLYATVAGDVTNIILDPIFIFTLKLGVSGAAIAHIISHCRYLLAAILLWKLMEKIDLLPPNIGELQFSRFLKNGVLLLARVIAATFCVTLAASMAARHGPTTMAAFQICLQIWLASSLLADGLAVAGQAILATAFAEKDLEKSTSTASRVLQLGLVLGLILSVFLGVGLHFGSRLFTNDRNVLRLISIATPFVAATQPINALAFVFDGVNFGASDFIYSAYSMVLVAIVSIVCLFLLSASHGFVGIWIALTIYMSLRMFAGFWRIATGSGPWNFLRS; encoded by the exons ATGCCGGTTTGTGTTTTCTTCAAGGATGCAAG GCTTATTTTCAAGAAAGATGAGCTTGGGGTGGACATATTACGAATAGCAATTCCTGCAGCATTGGCTCTAATGGCAGATCCCATTGCTTCTTTGATTGATACGGCATTCATTGGCCATATAG GTCCAGTTGAGCTCGCGGGTGTCGGAGTTGCTATTGCTGTATTTAACCAGGTATCAAGAATTGCTATATTCCCTCTTGTCAGcatcacaacttcttttgttgcgGAGGAAGATGCTGTTAGTAGAATGAACACTGAAGGTAAACTAGAAGCTGATAACATGGAAAAGGCTTGTTTGGAGAACAGTGAGGTTAAAGAACTGATTACGAAAGCTG ATGCAGGAAACACAGCGAACAAATACGACAATTATAAGACGCCAAAACTTGAAAATGAGAAGAGACACGTTCCATCAGCATCATCAGCACTGGTCATTGGTGGGATACTTGGACTTGTTCAGGCTGTTTTCCTGATTTTTGGAGCAAAGCTTCTCCTGGGAATCATGGGTATAAAACAT GGGTCTCCTATGCTAGCCCCAGCGCAGCGATACTTGATATTGAGGTCTCTTGGTGCTCCTGCAATACTTCTCTCTTTAGCCATGCAAGGGATCTTCCGAGGATTCAAGGATACAACAACACCTTTATATGCTACTG TGGCAGGAGATGTAACAAATATCATTTTAGACCCGATTTTTATCTTCACTTTAAAATTGGGTGTCAGTGGTGCTGCCATTGCACATATTATTTCCCA TTGCAGGTACCTACTCGCAGCAATACTGTTATGGAAGCTAATGGAAAAAATTGATCTCCTACCGCCAAATATCGGGGAACTTCAATTTAGTCGATTTCTTAAAAATG GTGTTCTTTTGCTAGCAAGGGTAATAGCTGCAACATTTTGTGTGACTTTAGCAGCATCAATGGCTGCACGTCATGGACCAACAACCATGGCTGCTTTCCAGATCTGCTTACAGATTTGGTTAGCATCATCTCTTCTTGCTGATGGGCTGGCGGTTGCTGGACAG GCAATACTTGCTACTGCATTTGCTGAAAAAGATTTGGAGAAATCTACATCCACTGCATCCCGGGTTCTGCAG TTGGGTCTGGTTCTGGGTTTGATACTTTCTGTCTTTCTCGGAGTGGGTCTGCATTTCGGTTCGCGTTTATTCACTAATGACAGGAACGTTCTGCGTCTCATAAGTATAGCCACACCG TTTGTAGCAGCGACTCAACCAATCAATGCACTAGCCTTTGTTTTTGATGGTGTAAATTTTGGAGCATCTGACTTCATATATTCTGCTTACTCCATG GTTCTCGTGGCCATTGTTAGTATAGTGTGCCTGTTTCTTCTTTCTGCAAGCCATGGTTTTGTCGGAATCTGGATTGCTCTTACCATTTATATGAGTCTGCGAATGTTTGCTGGTTTTTGGAG AATTGCAACAGGGAGTGGACCATGGAACTTCCTCAGAAGTTGA
- the LOC113321753 gene encoding protein DETOXIFICATION 42-like isoform X2: MAEEANLNEKKWSMPVCVFFKDARLIFKKDELGVDILRIAIPAALALMADPIASLIDTAFIGHIGPVELAGVGVAIAVFNQVSRIAIFPLVSITTSFVAEEDAVSRMNTEGKLEADNMEKACLENSEVKELITKADAGNTANKYDNYKTPKLENEKRHVPSASSALVIGGILGLVQAVFLIFGAKLLLGIMGIKHGSPMLAPAQRYLILRSLGAPAILLSLAMQGIFRGFKDTTTPLYATVAGDVTNIILDPIFIFTLKLGVSGAAIAHIISQYLLAAILLWKLMEKIDLLPPNIGELQFSRFLKNGVLLLARVIAATFCVTLAASMAARHGPTTMAAFQICLQIWLASSLLADGLAVAGQAILATAFAEKDLEKSTSTASRVLQLGLVLGLILSVFLGVGLHFGSRLFTNDRNVLRLISIATPFVAATQPINALAFVFDGVNFGASDFIYSAYSMVLVAIVSIVCLFLLSASHGFVGIWIALTIYMSLRMFAGFWRIATGSGPWNFLRS, translated from the exons ATGGCCGAGGAAGCTAATCTGAATGAAAAGAAGTGGAGTATGCCGGTTTGTGTTTTCTTCAAGGATGCAAG GCTTATTTTCAAGAAAGATGAGCTTGGGGTGGACATATTACGAATAGCAATTCCTGCAGCATTGGCTCTAATGGCAGATCCCATTGCTTCTTTGATTGATACGGCATTCATTGGCCATATAG GTCCAGTTGAGCTCGCGGGTGTCGGAGTTGCTATTGCTGTATTTAACCAGGTATCAAGAATTGCTATATTCCCTCTTGTCAGcatcacaacttcttttgttgcgGAGGAAGATGCTGTTAGTAGAATGAACACTGAAGGTAAACTAGAAGCTGATAACATGGAAAAGGCTTGTTTGGAGAACAGTGAGGTTAAAGAACTGATTACGAAAGCTG ATGCAGGAAACACAGCGAACAAATACGACAATTATAAGACGCCAAAACTTGAAAATGAGAAGAGACACGTTCCATCAGCATCATCAGCACTGGTCATTGGTGGGATACTTGGACTTGTTCAGGCTGTTTTCCTGATTTTTGGAGCAAAGCTTCTCCTGGGAATCATGGGTATAAAACAT GGGTCTCCTATGCTAGCCCCAGCGCAGCGATACTTGATATTGAGGTCTCTTGGTGCTCCTGCAATACTTCTCTCTTTAGCCATGCAAGGGATCTTCCGAGGATTCAAGGATACAACAACACCTTTATATGCTACTG TGGCAGGAGATGTAACAAATATCATTTTAGACCCGATTTTTATCTTCACTTTAAAATTGGGTGTCAGTGGTGCTGCCATTGCACATATTATTTCCCA GTACCTACTCGCAGCAATACTGTTATGGAAGCTAATGGAAAAAATTGATCTCCTACCGCCAAATATCGGGGAACTTCAATTTAGTCGATTTCTTAAAAATG GTGTTCTTTTGCTAGCAAGGGTAATAGCTGCAACATTTTGTGTGACTTTAGCAGCATCAATGGCTGCACGTCATGGACCAACAACCATGGCTGCTTTCCAGATCTGCTTACAGATTTGGTTAGCATCATCTCTTCTTGCTGATGGGCTGGCGGTTGCTGGACAG GCAATACTTGCTACTGCATTTGCTGAAAAAGATTTGGAGAAATCTACATCCACTGCATCCCGGGTTCTGCAG TTGGGTCTGGTTCTGGGTTTGATACTTTCTGTCTTTCTCGGAGTGGGTCTGCATTTCGGTTCGCGTTTATTCACTAATGACAGGAACGTTCTGCGTCTCATAAGTATAGCCACACCG TTTGTAGCAGCGACTCAACCAATCAATGCACTAGCCTTTGTTTTTGATGGTGTAAATTTTGGAGCATCTGACTTCATATATTCTGCTTACTCCATG GTTCTCGTGGCCATTGTTAGTATAGTGTGCCTGTTTCTTCTTTCTGCAAGCCATGGTTTTGTCGGAATCTGGATTGCTCTTACCATTTATATGAGTCTGCGAATGTTTGCTGGTTTTTGGAG AATTGCAACAGGGAGTGGACCATGGAACTTCCTCAGAAGTTGA